The Setaria italica strain Yugu1 chromosome IX, Setaria_italica_v2.0, whole genome shotgun sequence genome has a window encoding:
- the LOC101775660 gene encoding pentatricopeptide repeat-containing protein At4g26680, mitochondrial: protein MAPPRALPLPHFTLPPLAGEDHLFVAALRSHISASPTPAAASLSRFLPGLTPLRLTHLILLLGPLLAKAIPHGLLAALIPSPPPPLPLAVLLHSLPPRRCAELLASVLPSVTPHAFPDLLQHVLLTARLAAGAQRAAAVPALDVLFSSCARDKKLSRATLAYRAMRAHGLLPTVLSCNVFISAALRLRRPEITVSFFREMRRCRMSPNVYTANMVMRAHCALGRVAEAAQVLDEMSDWGISRTAASFNTLIAAYCRDDGGMEPALRLKKRMEQEGLTPNEVTYNAILHGLCKKGTMQQANRLVSEMRANGLAPNTVTFNTLIHGYVKIGDNEAASRVHEEMVKAGVGVDMVTYNALILGLCNEGKVKKAGRLVQKLCRAKLEPNASTFMSLIVGQCKRQNSEQALDVLNAMKKSGFHPNYDAYNMVVSTFCKNKDFEGALDVLKDMLARCLAPDKDLLHEFFEGLSEAKKLHLAEDLRSVANGERFISDAYYTGDYRNKDEEKNEW from the coding sequence atggcgccgccgcgcgcgctgccgctgccgcatTTCACCCTCCCGCCCCTCGCCGGTGAGGACCACCTCTTCGTGGCAGCGCTCCGCTCCCACATCTCTGCCTCaccgacccccgccgccgcctcgctctCCCGCTTCCTCCCGGGCCTCACCCCGCTCCGCCTCACccacctcatcctcctcctcggcccgcTGCTTGCCAAGGCGATCCCTcacggcctcctcgccgccctcatcccttcgcctcctccgccgctcccgctcgcAGTCCTGCTTCACTCCCTCCCGCCGCGGCGCTGCGCCGAGCTCCTCGCCTCCGTGCTCCCCTCCGTCACGCCGCACGCCTTCCCGGACCTCCTGCAACACGTCCTCCTCACCGCCCGCCTCGCCGCTGGGGCGCAGCGCGCCGCCGCAGTACCGGCCCTCGACGTCCTCTTCTCCTCATGCGCGCGGGACAAGAAGCTTTCCCGGGCCACGCTCGCCTACCGCGCCATGCGCGCGCACGGCCTGCTACCGACCGTTCTCTCCTGCAACGTCTTCATCTCGGCCGCGCTCCGGCTGCGGCGCCCCGAGATCACCGTCTCTTTCTTCCGGGAGATGCGCCGTTGCCGAATGTCGCCCAACGTGTACACGGCCAACATGGTGATGCGAGCACACTGCGCCCTGGGGCGGGTCGCGGAGGCGGCCCAGGTGCTCGATGAAATGTCCGACTGGGGGATTAGCAGAACGGCGGCCAGTTTCAACACGCTAATTGCCGCGTACTGCAGGGACGACGGAGGAATGGAGCCCGCAttgaggctgaagaagaggaTGGAGCAGGAGGGGCTTACACCGAATGAGGTGACGTACAACGCCATCTTGCACGGGCTGTGCAAGAAGGGAACCATGCAGCAGGCAAACCGGTTGGTGTCCGAGATGAGGGCAAATGGGCTGGCGCCAAACACAGTCACGTTCAACACGCTGATTCATGGGTATGTGAAGATTGGCGATAACGAGGCGGCATCAAGGGTGCATGAGGAGATGGTGAAGGCCGGAGTGGGGGTTGATATGGTGACATATAATGCACTCATTCTTGGGCTATGCAATGAAGGAAAGGTGAAGAAGGCTGGGCGTTTGGTTCAAAAGCTTTGCAGGGCCAAGCTTGAGCCGAATGCGTCAACTTTCATGTCGCTGATTGTTGGGCAGTGTAAGAGGCAGAACTCGGAGCAAGCGCTGGATGTGTTGAATGCAATGAAGAAAAGTGGCTTCCATCCGAATTACGACGCGtataatatggttgtatccacTTTCTGCAAGAACAAGGATTTTGAGGGAGCACTTGATGTCTTGAAGGATATGCTTGCTAGGTGCTTGGCTCCTGACAAGGACTTGTTGCATGAATTCTTTGAAGGCCTCTCCGAAGCTAAAAAACTGCACCTGGCAGAGGACCTCCGTTCAGTGGCCAACGGTGAAAGATTTATTTCTGATGCCTACTATACTGGTGATTATAGGAATAAAGATGAAGAGAAGAACGAATGGTAA
- the LOC101776066 gene encoding uncharacterized protein LOC101776066: MWPPTNLEVLARTTFAEHHDSVVTILTKERESPTKLSAIGSGFIIRSSGSRCLVMACRHVFRHFDPAKHTMHARLSGQHLELDAEVMRLDDARDLMLIRVVGMPRAYPALEFCDCSNVPDRGDVVLLAFFSTYALVFLDPGVLPGNISAPPQETNGVVHHTCVGTSGCFGGPLIFDGRVIGVYNGIKSRTGFSASAETVNAAMKDWLHIPPGLSHQNHWGDGTKPPYLNFLIDFWTKLIRSDSVGLC; encoded by the exons ATGTGGCCTCCGACCAACTTGGAGGTTTTGGCTCGAACAACATTCGCGGAGCATCACGACAGTGTGGTCACCATTCTGACCAAAGAGAGGGAGTCCCCAACCAAGCTCTCCGCCATCGGCTCCGGCTTCATCATCCGGTCGTCGGGGAGCAGGTGCCTCGTGATGGCATGCCGTCACGTCTTCCGGCACTTCGACCCTGCCAAGCACACCATGCACGCTAGGCTCTCCGGCCAGCATCTGGAGCTGGACGCCGAGGTGATGCGCCTGGACGACGCGAGGGACCTCATGCTGATCCGCGTCGTGGGGATGCCCAGGGCCTACCCTGCTCTGGAGTTCTGCGATTGCAGCAATGTGCCGGATCGGGGCGATGTGGTTCTCCTGGCGTTCTTCAGTACCTATGCACTTGTTTTCCTGGATCCTGGAGTGCTTCCTGGAAACATTTC TGCGCCCCCACAGGAGACAAATGGAGTTGTTCATCACACTTGCGTGGGGACTTCAGGTTGCTTCGGAGGCCCCCTCATCTTTGATGGCAGAGTTATTGGAGTGTACAATGGAATCAAGTCGCGGACAGGATTCTCTGCTTCGGCCGAAACTGTGAACGCAGCCATGAAAGATTGGCTTCACATCCCACCCGGTTTAA GTCACCAAAACCACTGGGGAGATGGTACAAAGCCTCCTTATCTGAATTTTCTGATTGATTTCTGGACTAAGTTGATAAGATCTGACAGTGTGGGCTTATGTTAG